The Bacteroidota bacterium genome segment ATTCCTTCGTAATCTATTTGTGAACCCCCCAGATTGTGCTTCATCCAGGAATTGAGTATGCCTGTTCCGTTGATGCAGAGCAGTACGCCCAAACGGGTATCTTTATCACCATGGTTGACATGGGCAAAGGTGTTGACCCTTGAGAACTCATCATATTTAATTTCATCACTTACCCCATATACTACGCCTGATGTTCCTGCAGTAGCGGCAATTTCTCCGGGATTAAGAACGTTAAGTGAAAAAGCATTGTTGGGCTGGTCGCCTGCACGGTAGGAAACTTTAATGCCGGGATGCAGGCCCAGTTCCTTGGCAGCCTGGGCTGTCAGTTCTCCCTGAAAAGAAAAAGTAGGTTTAATAGGGGCAATCAATTCACGGTCTATTCCATAATAGTTAAAAAGGAAATCGGCCAGTTCATTTTTCTGGAAATTCCAGAACATACCTTCAGAAAGTCCGGAAACAGTGGTGTTTATTTCACCGGTCATCTTCATGGCTGCGTAATCGCCAGGAAGCATGATTTTATATATTTTTGAATAAACCTCCGGTTCATTTTCTTTTACCCATTTCAATTTTGAGGCGGTGAAATTGCCTGGAGAATTGAGCAAATTTTCAAGGCAAACCTTTTCGCCTATTTCTTTTATGGCCTTGTCGCCAATTTCCACGGCACGGCTGTCGCACCAGATAATGGAAGGGCGCAGAACTTTTTGGTCCTTGTCAACGACCACCAGCCCGTGCATCTGATAGGAAATGCCAATGGCCTGAATATCTGCCGCATCAATTTTTGCTTTTGACAGGGCGGCGGCTGTAGCCAGTTTTAGATTTTCCCACCATACCGAGGGCTTTTGTTCCGCCCATCCAGCTTTAACAGCAATAATTTCCATTTCACGTTTCGGATAAAAAGCCGAAGCAACGACACTGCCTTTTTCAGCATCGATAATGCTTGCT includes the following:
- a CDS encoding FGGY family carbohydrate kinase; translation: MYLLGYDLGSSSVKASIIDAEKGSVVASAFYPKREMEIIAVKAGWAEQKPSVWWENLKLATAAALSKAKIDAADIQAIGISYQMHGLVVVDKDQKVLRPSIIWCDSRAVEIGDKAIKEIGEKVCLENLLNSPGNFTASKLKWVKENEPEVYSKIYKIMLPGDYAAMKMTGEINTTVSGLSEGMFWNFQKNELADFLFNYYGIDRELIAPIKPTFSFQGELTAQAAKELGLHPGIKVSYRAGDQPNNAFSLNVLNPGEIAATAGTSGVVYGVSDEIKYDEFSRVNTFAHVNHGDKDTRLGVLLCINGTGILNSWMKHNLGGSQIDYEGMNELASKVPVGSKGLTILPFGNGAERMLKNKNIGCHINGLNFNMHNEADMFRAAQEGIVCSFKYGMDIMSSIGINPKVIRAGKSNMFLSPIFRDTLAGITGSVIELYATDGSVGAAIGAGVGIGYYKNYKEAFAGLKKLETIEPDLSKQDEYLTLYNNWKTALEKATKN